The Mucilaginibacter sp. PAMB04168 genome contains the following window.
AGAGTTATAGCTTTGTAGAAGTATTGACACGGACTGAACTTTCATCAGCCGTAACTTCAACAGATGTCAAACCACTTTGTCATGAAAAGCTTATTACCCCTGCTGCTTGTTTTCATCGCTTGCTTTTATTCCTGTAAAAAAAAGGATTCGCCAACTGCTACAGCCGGTACATCGGGCGTTACAAGCCCTGCAACGGGAAATGCGCCTGCAACTGGGAGTGTTATTGGCGTCATTAGCCCTGCAGGAGCAGCTACCGAAGTGTCAGTGTCTGATGGGTCAAAATTTTATAGGAAAGTGCAACCTGATGCAAGTGGCGTTTTCAGGTTTGCTGACCTTCCTGCAGGAACCTACACCTTACTGCCGTTCGCCTCAGCTGGGTATGCCTTACTGGGTAGTCAAACGTTAACCGTTACTGCCGGCCAGATTACTGATGTAGGCACGCTGACTTTCAGTGCAGCTGTAGGGAGCATTACCGGTTTTATTGCACCTGTAGGAGCAGTAGTTAAGATAACAGCTACCAACACAACCAGTAAGTTTAGCTATGACGTAACCCCTGATGCAACTACCGGGGCATATAAATTTAACGGTGTAGTTCCTGGTCCGTATATTATACACTTTACCGCTGCTGCGCCGTCCATTGCACCGGCAGATCTTGACCGGACTGTACCTGGAAATCAAGATACGTACCTGAACAAAGTCATCCTTGAAACGCCCAACGTGACAGGAATTATGAGCGGTACTATCGTTCCTGCTGGTACAGCCAAGGTTAATTTAACCAATGAACAAACCCGTGACCTAGTTTATATCGATCCGGATATATCCACCGGAAAATTTGTATCACCTGCACTGCTTCCGGGCACTTATACGGTAGGGTTTAATATCATCGATAGGAACCGCCGATCTCCCAATAAATTAACCGTAAGCATCGCTCCCGGCCAGAAATCTGACTTGGGAGAGATTAAGATTCCATTATATCTCCATACTTTAAACTGTTTGGTTAATGGCGTTAGGTTTAGCGGAGTTACCGTTGTAAGCTGCAACTATAATGCCCCAACGCTGACTATGGGGGCAAGTAATTCTGGAGGTTTTGATAACGCTATGACAAGTTTAAGGATCAATTTGGATAACATAACCGGAGTAGGAAGTTATACGATCCAAAACACACCGACCTCCAACATTACATATTCAACCGGAACACTTGGCTACAAGCACTGGGGCTCCAATAATGGCGGTAGCGGAACAGTTACAGTCACCTCTATCGATCCGGTTTTAAAGATTATATCCGGCACTTTTACAGCAACTTTGTTACCAATCGGCAACTTAACCGGCAACGTGGTCATAACAGATGGTGTGTTTAATTTGACCTACTAGTAGCCGAGAGACATTAAATTTCTAGTGAAAAAGCTTGTTTATAATAAGGGAAGTCGAATCGTGCATGATGTTTATGTTTCGATCACACTTAACCCTAAGGCATTAGGCTAGCGGGTTCATTAAATCAACTGTTTAAAAGATTTTGCCTGTTCGGTTATTCTGTGTGAAAGGGTGGTAAGTGTTTTGAATACCTGGGGCGAGATAACTCCCGTTTTGAAAAAAACCACATACTTCAGTCTTAGTGCTTCCTGACGAGATATGATATCAGCTATTTTATCTTTAGTCATCTTACTTAATCGTTAAATCGGCAAATATTAGATTAACTACGAGAAAATTTAGCGTTCGGTTTTAGCAATTATTATCACTATTACTAAACATGCGAAAGCCTAATTAACGTTTAACTTTATAGTTAAATGTATTTTCATGTACAATATCAAAGCATAAAAAGCGTTATTAAGCTTAAGTATATATCAAAAGCTAAAACCGCTTTATAATAGAACTAAAATTATTATGGCTGATACTGCCCGTTCATTTTTTTGAATGGGCATTTTTGTTGCTATTTACAACCAACATGAGATGGATAGAAGCCTAGTTAAATATTCTTTATTGCTATTTACAACTTTTGTTCTCTCACACCTTTATTTTTTCAATCCTAATCGGACTGCATCTAACCGGATGTCACAAAATGATGCAAGTATACCTGTTTGCCCAAGCAAATGCAACATGTGCCCTTACCGGTTTGGTGATTTACTCGCCTATTAAGGCACCAAGGCCTATGATTTTAAGAATATAGTTTGTGGTGTTGAAGGTAGTCTTACACTCTTTACCGGCTTTATATGAGGTGCATGGTTGTCCTGTTTTTTTAGGCGGCAACGGGGCTTCTAAAAAAACAATAGCCAGGGCAGCAGTGACAATTAAGGTTTTCATGATTTGACCATTAAAGGGATCTAATATAGTTAATTATATTAAGATTACATTTCGATGATAAAATAAATTATTGCTAGAAGTTTTTACCTTGTCTACTGAGCCGGCTTAAGTGCTGGTTTCTGTACGCATCAAAAGCAATTGTTATATTGGCCGGATTATTAACATCCAGCTTAGCCACTTGCCACCGCAAGCAGCCAAACGTTCAATACTATTATGCAATTAAATCACCAACTAACTGCTAAACCGCATTACCCTATATTGGACGGCTTGCGGGGTGTGGCTGCCATTACCGTTGTTGCCTTCCACATCTTCGAAACCCATTCAACAAGTCATCTGGATCAGATTATTAATCATGGTTACCTGGCAGTTGATTTTTTCTTTTTGCTTTCAGGATTTGTTGTTGGCTACGCCTATGACGACCGCTGGCATAAGTTAACCGTTGGTGGCTTCTTTAAACGCAGGTTGGTAAGGCTTCAGCCTATGGTGGTAATGGGTATGCTTATTGGTGCAACATTATTTTACTACCAGGATTGTGCGCTTTGGCCTGATATACACGCAGTGCCACTTTGGAAAATGCTGCTAATTATGCTGATAGGCTTCACCTTAATACCACTGCCACTATCGGCCGATATTAGGGGCTGGCAGGAAATGCATCCGTTAGATGGGCCCGGATGGTCACTTTTCTTTGAGTACATCGCCAATATATTGTATGCGCTGTTTGTGAGAAAGTTCTCTAAAACTGCCTTGAGTATATTAGTGGCCGTTGCTGGCGCTGCTCTCATTCACTACACCGTAACCAGTAAGTCTGGCGATGTGATAGGTGGATGGGCATTAAACGCCGATGGATTGCGTATAGGTTTTACCCGGCTAATGTTTCCTTTTTTTGGCGGCTTGTTACTTTCGCGCACTGCAAACATCACAAAAGTTAAGAATGCTTTTCTATGGTGCAGTATTTTGCTTTTAGTTGTTTTGGCTATGCCTCGCATAGGCGGCGCAGAACACCTATGGGCAAACGGTTTGTACGATTCATTGAGCATTATATTGGCATTCCCGATTATTGTATACCTCGGTGCCAGCGGAGAAGTAACTGGCCGGCTTTCATCAAAGCTTTGTAAATGGTTAGGCGATATTTCTTACCCCTTATATATTACGCATTACCCGCTTATTTACCTGTATACGGCCTGGGTAAGCCGCAGGCATGGCGCAACTTTTCAGGAAGCATGGCCTTGGGCGCTTGCTACTTTTGTTTCGGCGTTGGTGTTGGCTTATGTTTGCCTCAAATTTTATGACGAACCTGTAAGGCGCTGGTTACAAAAAAAGACAATAGCGTAACTTATTCCAGTTCAATACCGACGGAAAAATCACCCCATAAGGGTGATTTTTCCTATTACTGCACACGCTGTTATTATGTTTGTGTAATTTTCAACCTATTTTATTAACGCCTTGTTTAAACACACATTCGTATTTGTTCGTATAGTGATAGCCGGAATGTTGCTCATGCTGCTAACGGTTAAAGGCTACGCGCAGAAATACATTTTTACACATTATGACATTGAAGATGGGCTTATTCAATCGCAGGTAAATCGTATTACCGAAGATACGGAACATCGCATATGGGTGGGAACACTGGGTGGTGCCTGTCGCTTCGACGGTAAGGAGTTCATGTCATTAACTAAAGAGCAGAGCCTCAATAGTAATTTTATTTTTAGTGTATTTAACGATCCCAAGGGGCGTTTATGGATAGGGTCGAGCGCAGGCTTATCGGTTTCGGTTAACAACAAGGTATTCAATTATGCTTTACCGTCGGCTATTAAGCACCACTCTGTAACCAGTATTGTTCAGGACCGGGCAGGCCAAACCTGGTTGCTTATGGATAATCAGTTATGCAAAACCCAAGGCAAGACCGTTATGCCGGTCACTTTGCCCAATTCCTTAAAGCAATCCATTACCAGTATAGCCACCAACGCCAGCGGAGATCTTTATATCGTGGTGTATGGCAAGGGAATATATAAACATACACTTAGCCAATGGTTGCCGGTAGCACTTTTCCCAAAGTCAATAAGCGATAAAGTATTTAAACGCCTGTTATTTGACCGGGCTAACCCGTCCCGGTTCTTTATATTGGCCGAAGACGCTATTTATCAACAAGTGAATGGTGTGCTAACGCCTTACGAACCCGAGCTGCTTAAAAACAAAGCCACTTTCATTTGCATGCAACAGGATAAAGACTTTAACCTGTGGATTGGTACCGGCTGGGGAGCTTACCGTGTAGGTAAGGGTAAACTTACACACTTTAATGCCAGCAACGGTTTTGCTGATCAATCGGTAACCGATATTTTCAATGACCGCAGTAACAATCTTTGGTTTGGCGTGGGCGCCAGCGGCCTTTATAAATATGAGGGAGACAGTTATCTCACTTTTACCAACGTGCCCGGTTGGCAATCAAACATTATTGTAATGGGTTTTGCCAGGCAACGCGATGGTAATATACTCATTGGAACAGACGGTTTTGGAGTGCTGAAGTACAATGGTAAAGAACTGACCCAATTGTGGGTAGGGCCGCCTAACAGCATGGGCCGGTATGTACAAAGCATGCATACCGACAAAGCCGGCAATGTTTGGATAGGTACCAGTCATGGCGGCTTATGGAAGTATGATGGTAAGGCGTTTAGCTTGGTTAACGGTACTCAAAACAAAACAGTGAACTCAATTGCATCAAGCGATGATGGTACGCTTTGGGCAACAACACCAGGTGGGGTTATCTGGATCAAAAACGATGTTATAACGCCTGTTAAAGACATTCATTCCTTTTCGGCCTCCATATTACCTTTAGGTAACGATTCGGTATTAATTGGAGGACTGGAAGGACTGAAGCTTATTGTTAAGAAGCACTATGATCCCGGTTTTAACATGCCGGCTATCAACTCGTCGGCTATTTACTGCATGATGCGCTATGGCCGGTACCTGTTATTAGGCACCGGCGACAGAGGCGTTATCGTACTTGATTTGAAAACCCGGAGATACCGAAGATATACGGCTGCTGATGGCCTGAATTCAGATATTATTTACAGTATAACGGCCGATAAGTTTGGCTTTATATGGGTGGGTACCGGCAGGGGCGTTAACCGCTTAACTTTTAACCGCCGTACAATGGCCTGTGAGGTATTAGAAACCACTACCGACAAGGGTAAAATTGCCGAAGCTAACCAGAATGCCATTTTGTATGATAACGAGCGTATATATATAGGCAATACAAAGGGGCTCAGTATTTACCGGTGTAGCAGCAAAGAGAAGATTGAAGGCAAACCGCATCTCATTATACAATCTATTAAGGTTTTCCAGAACCAACAAAAAGCCATGCTGGATGCTGCCGATGTACCGGATAAAAAACAGGGGCTTGCCAATACGCTGCTCTTAGACCATACGCAGAACCATATACGTATTTCTTATCTGGGCATATATTTGCAAAGTCCGGCCAGTGTTTACTACCAGTACAAACTTACCGGGTTGGATAGTAGTTTTTCCCAACCGGTTAGTAGTACCGAGGTGGATTATTCATCTCTGCCACCGGGCAATTACACTTTTTTTATAAGAGCAGGTGTAACTAAAAAGATGCTGGCCACCGAAACGCTGAAGTACAGTTTTATCATATCGCCGCCTTTTTATCAAACTCTTACGTTCAGATTTATTAGCGTGTTGTTGCTGGTGTTAGCCGGTGTGGCCATTCAATATTATTACACCAGCCAGAAAGCCAGGCGTAAGCTAACCCTTGAGACTATCCGCGAGCAGGAGAAGATGAACATCAGGCGGCAAACCGCCGAAGATTTTCATGATGATCTTGGTAACAAGTTGACCCGCATCAGCGTCCTATCAGATATA
Protein-coding sequences here:
- a CDS encoding acyltransferase, encoding MQLNHQLTAKPHYPILDGLRGVAAITVVAFHIFETHSTSHLDQIINHGYLAVDFFFLLSGFVVGYAYDDRWHKLTVGGFFKRRLVRLQPMVVMGMLIGATLFYYQDCALWPDIHAVPLWKMLLIMLIGFTLIPLPLSADIRGWQEMHPLDGPGWSLFFEYIANILYALFVRKFSKTALSILVAVAGAALIHYTVTSKSGDVIGGWALNADGLRIGFTRLMFPFFGGLLLSRTANITKVKNAFLWCSILLLVVLAMPRIGGAEHLWANGLYDSLSIILAFPIIVYLGASGEVTGRLSSKLCKWLGDISYPLYITHYPLIYLYTAWVSRRHGATFQEAWPWALATFVSALVLAYVCLKFYDEPVRRWLQKKTIA
- a CDS encoding carboxypeptidase-like regulatory domain-containing protein gives rise to the protein MKSLLPLLLVFIACFYSCKKKDSPTATAGTSGVTSPATGNAPATGSVIGVISPAGAATEVSVSDGSKFYRKVQPDASGVFRFADLPAGTYTLLPFASAGYALLGSQTLTVTAGQITDVGTLTFSAAVGSITGFIAPVGAVVKITATNTTSKFSYDVTPDATTGAYKFNGVVPGPYIIHFTAAAPSIAPADLDRTVPGNQDTYLNKVILETPNVTGIMSGTIVPAGTAKVNLTNEQTRDLVYIDPDISTGKFVSPALLPGTYTVGFNIIDRNRRSPNKLTVSIAPGQKSDLGEIKIPLYLHTLNCLVNGVRFSGVTVVSCNYNAPTLTMGASNSGGFDNAMTSLRINLDNITGVGSYTIQNTPTSNITYSTGTLGYKHWGSNNGGSGTVTVTSIDPVLKIISGTFTATLLPIGNLTGNVVITDGVFNLTY
- a CDS encoding two-component regulator propeller domain-containing protein, with amino-acid sequence MFKHTFVFVRIVIAGMLLMLLTVKGYAQKYIFTHYDIEDGLIQSQVNRITEDTEHRIWVGTLGGACRFDGKEFMSLTKEQSLNSNFIFSVFNDPKGRLWIGSSAGLSVSVNNKVFNYALPSAIKHHSVTSIVQDRAGQTWLLMDNQLCKTQGKTVMPVTLPNSLKQSITSIATNASGDLYIVVYGKGIYKHTLSQWLPVALFPKSISDKVFKRLLFDRANPSRFFILAEDAIYQQVNGVLTPYEPELLKNKATFICMQQDKDFNLWIGTGWGAYRVGKGKLTHFNASNGFADQSVTDIFNDRSNNLWFGVGASGLYKYEGDSYLTFTNVPGWQSNIIVMGFARQRDGNILIGTDGFGVLKYNGKELTQLWVGPPNSMGRYVQSMHTDKAGNVWIGTSHGGLWKYDGKAFSLVNGTQNKTVNSIASSDDGTLWATTPGGVIWIKNDVITPVKDIHSFSASILPLGNDSVLIGGLEGLKLIVKKHYDPGFNMPAINSSAIYCMMRYGRYLLLGTGDRGVIVLDLKTRRYRRYTAADGLNSDIIYSITADKFGFIWVGTGRGVNRLTFNRRTMACEVLETTTDKGKIAEANQNAILYDNERIYIGNTKGLSIYRCSSKEKIEGKPHLIIQSIKVFQNQQKAMLDAADVPDKKQGLANTLLLDHTQNHIRISYLGIYLQSPASVYYQYKLTGLDSSFSQPVSSTEVDYSSLPPGNYTFFIRAGVTKKMLATETLKYSFIISPPFYQTLTFRFISVLLLVLAGVAIQYYYTSQKARRKLTLETIREQEKMNIRRQTAEDFHDDLGNKLTRISVLSDILNTKLKGEEEQQNLVKQIKQNVDALYKGTKDILWALDPKSDNLYEILLHVKDFGRELFEDTDIRFEFKNVDGKLDKIKLPMEYCRNLTMICKEILTNILKHAHAAHVVMNVALEENNWIKVTIKDDGKGFDTQQAHKGRGLGNINKRVKRINGDLEITSALYKGTGIQLTFVIPKYKQFVAK